The Pyrus communis chromosome 8, drPyrComm1.1, whole genome shotgun sequence region CTGATATATCTAGGTGAGGCCCCAGcatccaaaaagaaaataataacaaaaatttaagaaaacaaaaggaaaatagtAAGATTTGTGAAGGTGACCTACTTGGAGCAATCATCAACACATAGCAAGGGATTTTTCATCCGAGAGGTTGGCCAATAGGGATTGTACAACTTGCATAACTTCATCAATAATCATCATGTtcctggtaaaaaaaaaatgtcatactTCTTCCTTAAGTTTGTGGCAAGCAAATCATATGcatatccttcttcttttttttttttttttttttttttaattttttttagagaggAGAATGCATATCTTTATCTGATTTCATGATAttctattcttttattttgcaaacaataaattaaataattatattaaGTCCATTTAAATTATAGGAAGTTAGATTCGAACTTGTTGAGAGTGAAGGACATTGTTGTTTAGCTAACTTGActaaatttatatatgctttcatgatattgtattttattttttaattaattattaaatttagcCTAAAGTGCATGcacatataagtgaaaacaaaGTAATCATGCACTTAATAACTAGCTTTATTTGCCCACACCCACCTGATTTTCCCTCtgttcttttccttctttcccCAGCAAACTAGTAGCTATGACACCATAATCTCACTCTACATTCATTCTCTCTCCATCTCAAGAAAATAAGACATGCTAACTACTAAGGTTGTACAAACGATCAAAAGATTAACCCTCTCTCACCTAATCCCACCTCTCCCACTACTAATATAAACCCTCTCCTGTCCTCCAAACTCATATCCAACATTTGtgttcaaaatataaaacacatcccaCACCACACTTAAATATGATGAAGCAACAGTATCAGCCTCTCTTCTCACTCACACTCCTAGTCATCTTCCTCTCCCATTGCACCAAAACCCTAGGCCAAGGCCCTGCTGCTGCCCCGGCAACCACCAGCCCGGCGGCCGTTCCGGCACCACCAGCCGATGCCCCAGCGCCACCAGGCCCAACCAACATCACCAAAATCCTTGAAAAGGCAGGAGGCTTCAACATCTTAATCCGCCTTCTAAAAAGCACCCAAATCGAGAGCCAGCTCTATAGCCAGCTCAACAACTCCAACAGTGAACTGACACTTTTAGCCCCGCCCGACAGCGCCTTCTCAAACCTCAAAACTGGCTCCCTCAACTCGCTCACTGATTCACAAAAAGTCGAGCTCTTGCAATACCATCTCATCCCAGATTTTCTCACGACCCAAAACTTCCAAACTCTGAGCAATCCGGTGAGTACCCAAGCCGGAGACGCATTCGAGTACCCGCTAAATATCACCACATCAGGCAATGCTGTGAACATTTCAACTGGCCTTGTCAACACTTCAATCTCAGGCACTGTCTACTCTGATGGTCAGTTGGCTGTTTACCAAGTTGACAGTGTGCTCCAACCCTACGGTATTTTTGCTCCCAAGACTCCGCCGCCGTCACTGGCACCCGCTCCTGCGGAAGAGAAGCACAAGAAGAAGTCTTCATCTCATGAACCTGTTGCTGAAGTGAAGTCTGGTGCTGTGCCTACACCGAATATCCCCAAGATTAATGGCATTGTCTCTATTGGAGTTGCATTAGCTGCTGCAGCTATAAGCTTTTTGTGACGAAACTGTTTTGTGCCCACTGCCGTTGAATAATTcttatacaagcgatattgcAGGTGGGGATTCGAATTCGGATTGAATATGAAGGATAATGATGAACACGTAAGGTGAGGGGTTTGGAATAATGTTGTGTCTGGTAGACTTATTACCATTTTTATGCATGCCAGTTT contains the following coding sequences:
- the LOC137741381 gene encoding fasciclin-like arabinogalactan protein 12, producing the protein MMKQQYQPLFSLTLLVIFLSHCTKTLGQGPAAAPATTSPAAVPAPPADAPAPPGPTNITKILEKAGGFNILIRLLKSTQIESQLYSQLNNSNSELTLLAPPDSAFSNLKTGSLNSLTDSQKVELLQYHLIPDFLTTQNFQTLSNPVSTQAGDAFEYPLNITTSGNAVNISTGLVNTSISGTVYSDGQLAVYQVDSVLQPYGIFAPKTPPPSLAPAPAEEKHKKKSSSHEPVAEVKSGAVPTPNIPKINGIVSIGVALAAAAISFL